The proteins below come from a single Triticum aestivum cultivar Chinese Spring chromosome 5D, IWGSC CS RefSeq v2.1, whole genome shotgun sequence genomic window:
- the LOC123124619 gene encoding protein DOUBLE-STRAND BREAK FORMATION encodes MEQEGTTAHQRHGGGTITNALSLFASRLSHHRFADEELRVLEAALSAGGDVAALLSTRSAARKLLRESVAGACAAAAVEGDGARLSVADFFARAFALSGDVESCLAMRYEALVLREAKYSDDLDLHVFHEEWLTFAQDSLDNGFYTIASKAFANALVHIHPSHLDSTNSTLKKNKVNDIRGLQTLAKSLSAQRSVQTQSAEYMKRKTSGVSENCNLHSEKRKLPANLMFRLGIKTRNTQKLLLSRKRNLEEV; translated from the exons ATGGAGCAGGAGGGCACCACAGCCCACCAGCGGCACGGCGGCGGCACCATCACCAACGCCCTCTCCCTGTTCGCCTCCCGCCTCTCTCACCACAG GTTCGCAGACGAGGAGCTCCGGGTACTGGAGGCGGCGCTCTCCGCCGGCGGCGACGTTGCCGCGCTTCTCAGCACGCGCTCTGCAGCCCGGAAACTTCTGCGTGAGAGcgtggccggggcgtgcgccgcGGCTGCGGTCGAGGGGGACGGGGCGAGGCTCTCCGTCGCCGACTTCTTCGCGCGCGCCTTCGCCCTCTCGGGAGATGTCGAG AGCTGCCTTGCTATGAGATATGAGGCGCTGGTTCTGCGAGAGGCCAAATACTCCGACGACCTTGATCTGCATGTGTTCCATGAAGAATGGTTAACCTTTGCACAGGACTCTCTTGATAATGGGTTCTACACCATTGCTTCCAAG GCTTTTGCAAATGCTCTTGTGCACATTCATCCCAGCCACTTGGACTCTACTAATTCGACTCTGAAGAAGAACAAGGTCAATGATATAAGAGGACTCCAAACCTTGGCCAAGTCATTATCTGCACAGCGTTCTG TTCAGACGCAATCCGCTGAATACATGAAAAGGAAAACTTCAGGCGTTAGTGAAAATTGCAATTTACACTCAGAAAAACGGAAGTTACCGGCGAACTTGATGTTTAGGCTGGGGATCAAAACAAGGAACACACAAAAACTACTTCTTAGCCGCAAGAGAAACTTAGAAGAGGTTTGA